The Linepithema humile isolate Giens D197 chromosome 2, Lhum_UNIL_v1.0, whole genome shotgun sequence genome has a segment encoding these proteins:
- the LOC105679136 gene encoding uncharacterized protein B0303.7 isoform X1, whose amino-acid sequence MAANVRTDMRIPTRAAPRPPGQSATQRDLIWNSSNDIFGSTLMAQPVQKKKPPPRPPPPKFNQNHITQYQKDQKPRKPARPTELLTNFFGRKKQENPFPPRPNSQLHNPLSTNSIAAVSLIDLSPPGSPTFTTRSSSDGVSVDSFGSDGNSNPSVFTSSGNTSQTESAFEDDFDFFGLSAKKIAQNDPWQTKTRVQDPFGPLEDACSNVSQSAGGTNLFSLSSNNRVTNQVPSNLITSKPLVTSMPTIIRARPPKPPAPKLPAKKLEPIAAAACADFKALSSNVAAKKQLTLDFSNAWSNDFEGSDSPSPPMPTIPPPAPPPNYLAELNNDLEVSIGNREICKNIFLNDKCNLQDKPYGVALFDFPATHSDDLPLKEGDVVQLVKKVNDDWLEGRIGIRQGIFPLSFIDIKVPLPGLPDNVVTALYGFPGESSDDLLFEEGAKITVISRISEDWLYGECNGRKGQFPVNYVNRLPHNI is encoded by the exons ATGGCCGCAAACGTGAGAACAG ACATGCGGATACCGACGCGTGCGGCGCCTCGTCCACCAGGCCAAAGTGCGACGCAGAGAGACCTAATTTGGAACAGCAG CAATGACATATTCGGAAGCACTCTGATGGCGCAACCTGTACAGAAGAAAAAGCCACCTCCCCGACCACCACCTCCTAAATTTAATCAGAATCATATCACTCAATATCAAAAGGATCAGAAACCGAGGAAACCA GCTAGGCCGACAGAGCTGCTGACTAATTTCTTCGGTCGGAAGAAGCAAGAGAATCCTTTCCCACCACGCCCCAACAGTCAGTTACACAATCCACTGTCTACAAACTCGATCGCAGCCGTGTCCTTGATAGATCTCAGTCCGCCTGGATCGCCGACGTTCACGACTCGTTCCAGCAGTGATGGAGTTAGCGTCGACAGTTTTGGTAGCGACGGAAACTCCAATCCCTCTGTATTCACAAGCAGCGGCAACACATCGCAAACGGAAAGTGCCTTTGAAGATGACTTTGACTTTTTTGGTCTGTCTGCCAAAAAGATAGCACAAAACGATCCATGGCAAACTAAGACAAGAGTGCAGGATCCGTTCGGACCACTGGAGGATGCGTGCTCGAATGTGTCTCAAAGTGCTGGTGGCACAAATCTCTTTTCTCTTAGCTCCAACAATCGTGTGACGAATCAAGTGCCTTCCAATCTGATCACTTCTAAACCTCTCGTCACGTCGATGCCCACGATAATCCGAGCGAGACCACCCAAACCGCCAGCGCCGAAGTTACCAGCGAAGAAGCTCGAACCGATAGCCGCGGCAGCGTGTGCCGACTTCAAAGCTTTAAGCAGCAACGTAGCAGCGAAGAAACAATTGACCTTGGATTTCTCTAACGCATGGTCCAACGATTTCGAGGGAAGTGACAGTCCGTCGCCGCCTATGCCGACGATTCCACCACCAGCACCGCCTCCAAATTATTTGGCAGAGTTAAACAACGATCTTGAGGTGAGTATTGGAAATCGTGAAATCtgtaaaaacatatttcttaACGATAAATGTAATTTGCAGGACAAACCTTATGGCGTCGCGCTGTTCGACTTCCCGGCGACGCATTCAGATGATTTACCGTTGAAGGAAGGCGACGTTGTGCAACTGGTGAAAAAAGTTAACGATGACTGGCTGGAGGGAAGAATAGGAATTCGTCAAGGAATCTTTCCGCTtagttttattgatattaaagtACCTCTGCCAGGCTTACCGGATAATGTAGTTACGGCGCTTTATGGATTTCCAGGAGAGAGCAGTGATGACTTGTTATTTGAG GAGGGTGCGAAAATCACAGTCATATCGAGGATATCAGAAGATTGGTTGTACGGCGAATGCAACGGTAGAAAAGGACAATTCCCAGTAAATTACGTAAATAGACTTCcgcataatatttaa
- the LOC105679136 gene encoding uncharacterized protein B0303.7 isoform X3 — translation MAANVRTDMRIPTRAAPRPPGQSATQRDLIWNSSNDIFGSTLMAQPVQKKKPPPRPPPPKFNQNHITQYQKDQKPRKPARPTELLTNFFGRKKQENPFPPRPNSQLHNPLSTNSIAAVSLIDLSPPGSPTFTTRSSSDGVSVDSFGSDGNSNPSVFTSSGNTSQTESAFEDDFDFFGLSAKKIAQNDPWQTKTRVQDPFGPLEDACSNVSQSAGGTNLFSLSSNNRVTNQVPSNLITSKPLVTSMPTIIRARPPKPPAPKLPAKKLEPIAAAACADFKALSSNVAAKKQLTLDFSNAWSNDFEGSDSPSPPMPTIPPPAPPPNYLAELNNDLEDKPYGVALFDFPATHSDDLPLKEGDVVQLVKKVNDDWLEGRIGIRQGIFPLSFIDIKVPLPGLPDNVVTALYGFPGESSDDLLFEEGAKITVISRISEDWLYGECNGRKGQFPVNYVNRLPHNI, via the exons ATGGCCGCAAACGTGAGAACAG ACATGCGGATACCGACGCGTGCGGCGCCTCGTCCACCAGGCCAAAGTGCGACGCAGAGAGACCTAATTTGGAACAGCAG CAATGACATATTCGGAAGCACTCTGATGGCGCAACCTGTACAGAAGAAAAAGCCACCTCCCCGACCACCACCTCCTAAATTTAATCAGAATCATATCACTCAATATCAAAAGGATCAGAAACCGAGGAAACCA GCTAGGCCGACAGAGCTGCTGACTAATTTCTTCGGTCGGAAGAAGCAAGAGAATCCTTTCCCACCACGCCCCAACAGTCAGTTACACAATCCACTGTCTACAAACTCGATCGCAGCCGTGTCCTTGATAGATCTCAGTCCGCCTGGATCGCCGACGTTCACGACTCGTTCCAGCAGTGATGGAGTTAGCGTCGACAGTTTTGGTAGCGACGGAAACTCCAATCCCTCTGTATTCACAAGCAGCGGCAACACATCGCAAACGGAAAGTGCCTTTGAAGATGACTTTGACTTTTTTGGTCTGTCTGCCAAAAAGATAGCACAAAACGATCCATGGCAAACTAAGACAAGAGTGCAGGATCCGTTCGGACCACTGGAGGATGCGTGCTCGAATGTGTCTCAAAGTGCTGGTGGCACAAATCTCTTTTCTCTTAGCTCCAACAATCGTGTGACGAATCAAGTGCCTTCCAATCTGATCACTTCTAAACCTCTCGTCACGTCGATGCCCACGATAATCCGAGCGAGACCACCCAAACCGCCAGCGCCGAAGTTACCAGCGAAGAAGCTCGAACCGATAGCCGCGGCAGCGTGTGCCGACTTCAAAGCTTTAAGCAGCAACGTAGCAGCGAAGAAACAATTGACCTTGGATTTCTCTAACGCATGGTCCAACGATTTCGAGGGAAGTGACAGTCCGTCGCCGCCTATGCCGACGATTCCACCACCAGCACCGCCTCCAAATTATTTGGCAGAGTTAAACAACGATCTTGAG GACAAACCTTATGGCGTCGCGCTGTTCGACTTCCCGGCGACGCATTCAGATGATTTACCGTTGAAGGAAGGCGACGTTGTGCAACTGGTGAAAAAAGTTAACGATGACTGGCTGGAGGGAAGAATAGGAATTCGTCAAGGAATCTTTCCGCTtagttttattgatattaaagtACCTCTGCCAGGCTTACCGGATAATGTAGTTACGGCGCTTTATGGATTTCCAGGAGAGAGCAGTGATGACTTGTTATTTGAG GAGGGTGCGAAAATCACAGTCATATCGAGGATATCAGAAGATTGGTTGTACGGCGAATGCAACGGTAGAAAAGGACAATTCCCAGTAAATTACGTAAATAGACTTCcgcataatatttaa
- the LOC105679136 gene encoding uncharacterized protein B0303.7 isoform X2, which translates to MRIPTRAAPRPPGQSATQRDLIWNSSNDIFGSTLMAQPVQKKKPPPRPPPPKFNQNHITQYQKDQKPRKPARPTELLTNFFGRKKQENPFPPRPNSQLHNPLSTNSIAAVSLIDLSPPGSPTFTTRSSSDGVSVDSFGSDGNSNPSVFTSSGNTSQTESAFEDDFDFFGLSAKKIAQNDPWQTKTRVQDPFGPLEDACSNVSQSAGGTNLFSLSSNNRVTNQVPSNLITSKPLVTSMPTIIRARPPKPPAPKLPAKKLEPIAAAACADFKALSSNVAAKKQLTLDFSNAWSNDFEGSDSPSPPMPTIPPPAPPPNYLAELNNDLEVSIGNREICKNIFLNDKCNLQDKPYGVALFDFPATHSDDLPLKEGDVVQLVKKVNDDWLEGRIGIRQGIFPLSFIDIKVPLPGLPDNVVTALYGFPGESSDDLLFEEGAKITVISRISEDWLYGECNGRKGQFPVNYVNRLPHNI; encoded by the exons ATGCGGATACCGACGCGTGCGGCGCCTCGTCCACCAGGCCAAAGTGCGACGCAGAGAGACCTAATTTGGAACAGCAG CAATGACATATTCGGAAGCACTCTGATGGCGCAACCTGTACAGAAGAAAAAGCCACCTCCCCGACCACCACCTCCTAAATTTAATCAGAATCATATCACTCAATATCAAAAGGATCAGAAACCGAGGAAACCA GCTAGGCCGACAGAGCTGCTGACTAATTTCTTCGGTCGGAAGAAGCAAGAGAATCCTTTCCCACCACGCCCCAACAGTCAGTTACACAATCCACTGTCTACAAACTCGATCGCAGCCGTGTCCTTGATAGATCTCAGTCCGCCTGGATCGCCGACGTTCACGACTCGTTCCAGCAGTGATGGAGTTAGCGTCGACAGTTTTGGTAGCGACGGAAACTCCAATCCCTCTGTATTCACAAGCAGCGGCAACACATCGCAAACGGAAAGTGCCTTTGAAGATGACTTTGACTTTTTTGGTCTGTCTGCCAAAAAGATAGCACAAAACGATCCATGGCAAACTAAGACAAGAGTGCAGGATCCGTTCGGACCACTGGAGGATGCGTGCTCGAATGTGTCTCAAAGTGCTGGTGGCACAAATCTCTTTTCTCTTAGCTCCAACAATCGTGTGACGAATCAAGTGCCTTCCAATCTGATCACTTCTAAACCTCTCGTCACGTCGATGCCCACGATAATCCGAGCGAGACCACCCAAACCGCCAGCGCCGAAGTTACCAGCGAAGAAGCTCGAACCGATAGCCGCGGCAGCGTGTGCCGACTTCAAAGCTTTAAGCAGCAACGTAGCAGCGAAGAAACAATTGACCTTGGATTTCTCTAACGCATGGTCCAACGATTTCGAGGGAAGTGACAGTCCGTCGCCGCCTATGCCGACGATTCCACCACCAGCACCGCCTCCAAATTATTTGGCAGAGTTAAACAACGATCTTGAGGTGAGTATTGGAAATCGTGAAATCtgtaaaaacatatttcttaACGATAAATGTAATTTGCAGGACAAACCTTATGGCGTCGCGCTGTTCGACTTCCCGGCGACGCATTCAGATGATTTACCGTTGAAGGAAGGCGACGTTGTGCAACTGGTGAAAAAAGTTAACGATGACTGGCTGGAGGGAAGAATAGGAATTCGTCAAGGAATCTTTCCGCTtagttttattgatattaaagtACCTCTGCCAGGCTTACCGGATAATGTAGTTACGGCGCTTTATGGATTTCCAGGAGAGAGCAGTGATGACTTGTTATTTGAG GAGGGTGCGAAAATCACAGTCATATCGAGGATATCAGAAGATTGGTTGTACGGCGAATGCAACGGTAGAAAAGGACAATTCCCAGTAAATTACGTAAATAGACTTCcgcataatatttaa